The proteins below are encoded in one region of Natronococcus sp. CG52:
- a CDS encoding ABC transporter ATP-binding protein: protein MSDSNTPPAVRLEGITKRFGDVVANDDVNLTLEQESIHALLGENGSGKTTLMSVLYGLYDQNEGSIYINGEEQNFESPRDAMRAGVGMIHQHFQLVKPMTVLQNIILGHEPTESGLVDESSARRDIEDICSRYNFDIDQYLDTPIEELDLGAQQRVEIIKSLYRGTDILILDEPTAVLTPQEVESLMEVMSDLKEDARSLIFITHKLNEALEIADHITVLRDGEAIDTVNAEDTTEQDLARMMVGREVSFDRPAREATSGKSILEIDDLQMQGNRGREQVSGVSFSVREGEILGIAGVQGNGQTELIEGITGLRSVETGTVTFDGTDITETSRRYRIEAGISYIPEDRQTEGAVQNYNLVRNALLGNQTLEPYASNRFVDWTTVRNHTDEIIEDFDVHPPNPDTSAESLSGGNQQKFIVGREIGHDPDVLVAAHPTRGVDIGSIEFIHNRLIELRNEGLSIIVVSSKLEEIQKLSDRIAVMYEGGFIDTVDPENVTEEELGLLMAGKKLEEKEEDEMDASQSDRGVQP, encoded by the coding sequence ATGTCTGATAGTAACACACCACCTGCAGTTCGGCTCGAAGGAATCACCAAACGGTTCGGTGATGTCGTGGCTAACGATGATGTCAACCTAACGTTAGAGCAGGAATCGATACACGCCCTTCTCGGAGAAAACGGCTCCGGAAAAACGACACTGATGAGTGTCCTTTACGGGTTGTACGATCAGAACGAGGGGTCAATCTACATTAACGGTGAAGAGCAGAACTTCGAATCGCCTCGAGATGCGATGCGAGCGGGTGTTGGGATGATTCACCAACACTTCCAGCTCGTGAAGCCGATGACGGTACTACAGAACATTATTTTGGGTCACGAACCGACTGAAAGTGGACTGGTCGACGAGTCGTCCGCCAGGAGAGACATCGAGGACATTTGCTCGCGCTACAACTTCGATATCGATCAATATCTGGATACGCCTATCGAAGAACTCGACCTCGGTGCCCAGCAGCGCGTTGAAATCATCAAAAGTCTCTATCGTGGTACGGATATCCTGATACTCGATGAGCCGACCGCCGTACTCACTCCACAGGAAGTCGAGAGTCTGATGGAGGTGATGAGCGATCTCAAAGAGGACGCTCGGTCGCTTATCTTTATTACGCACAAATTGAACGAAGCGCTAGAGATAGCTGATCATATCACCGTTCTTCGGGATGGAGAAGCTATCGATACCGTGAACGCGGAGGACACTACCGAACAGGATCTGGCACGGATGATGGTCGGTCGTGAAGTGTCGTTCGATCGACCAGCACGGGAGGCGACCTCGGGTAAATCGATACTCGAAATTGATGACCTCCAAATGCAAGGAAACCGTGGCCGCGAACAGGTCAGTGGTGTTAGTTTCTCCGTCAGGGAGGGCGAGATCCTGGGGATCGCTGGTGTCCAAGGAAACGGGCAGACCGAATTGATTGAAGGGATTACCGGACTTCGCTCCGTCGAAACGGGTACTGTCACGTTCGACGGGACGGATATCACCGAGACGAGTCGCCGATATCGTATCGAGGCCGGGATCTCGTACATTCCCGAAGATCGACAGACGGAGGGAGCGGTACAGAACTACAACCTCGTTCGGAACGCGCTACTCGGAAATCAAACTCTTGAGCCGTACGCCAGTAACAGATTCGTCGATTGGACGACAGTCCGTAATCACACCGACGAGATTATCGAGGATTTTGACGTCCACCCACCGAACCCCGACACCAGTGCAGAGTCGCTATCCGGAGGGAACCAGCAGAAATTCATCGTGGGTCGAGAGATCGGACACGATCCGGACGTCCTGGTGGCGGCACATCCGACCCGTGGAGTAGACATCGGTTCGATCGAATTCATCCACAATCGGCTGATCGAACTTCGCAACGAAGGACTATCGATTATCGTCGTCTCATCGAAACTCGAAGAGATCCAGAAACTCTCCGACCGGATCGCAGTTATGTACGAAGGCGGGTTTATCGATACGGTTGATCCGGAGAACGTAACTGAAGAAGAGCTCGGTCTATTAATGGCCGGGAAAAAGCTCGAAGAGAAAGAAGAAGATGAAATGGATGCAAGTCAATCTGATAGAGGTGTACAACCATGA
- a CDS encoding PQQ-dependent sugar dehydrogenase, with amino-acid sequence MANSVIELEAVTRTDDDQNGQGPPDHAGEQGPPDHAGEQGPPDHAPAHGKKGDGDLEYAWVGLAPEEIEDETNPSLSLVAGEEYTVEWTNTTETAHNFVIVNENGDEILASDGTSGEGETEIVEFTATEEMAAYYSESYPDQMAGEIEVEAAPGAFEVSDLDPTETTVEEGASFDASATITNTGESEETQEIVLLVDDDDVDSQELTLDSDESEVVTFEGVETADLDPGEYTFTIATEDDDASGTLVIEEEVLWHRDHEWSTNPEEATNWDNYQVHNLGEEASGELMAMDVDPEGRIWYIGRGADFVSHGDDVAEVCYVDPDDGEHQVALELDVIVGAEEVTGGNARELGGQSVAVDPDFGQNGYVYVYYHPSSDDFDLVENPYHEDITTMLQRVSRFEMDGDVLDPDSEEVLIEIPLQLETCCHIGGHLEFGTEGNLYITTGDDSNNVGAPDEEVNWSMTDEREGYVGDRPAAVSDAQRTSGNTADFRGSVLRITPTEDGGYEIPDGNLKEWWEGETGETYDEEEFLPELYVMGTRNPFTITVDEHTGFLFIGDYGNDATHWDPDLGTVGQGTYHLFDKPGNVGHPFFKGYYPNRQYDFETGESGQPFWFDNLRNRSRNNTGIENIPNVTPAIAWHPQSFDTYTDVPPWADMPRPGEITWPQLDEGGSADAGVAYRYSDDYGEGALDPYFEGKQFFMNPSNADVIRYFTYNEDGSLEINEFLPDNDIGGAYDMDVLPNGQLVIMGMYSGIHVVEYLPDGSPDDGDDGDDDDDSIPDEAIEPGTAIEFNGQTSGWVGIAPDEIDGEQNPTLVLVENEEYEIGWTAGDGSAHNIAIRDEEGNVIDDLATEITDEPDSDQWLHFEATAEMAEYVCEPHQGVMVGDIDVQ; translated from the coding sequence ATGGCTAACAGCGTAATCGAACTCGAGGCAGTAACCAGAACCGACGACGACCAGAACGGGCAGGGGCCACCGGACCACGCGGGCGAACAGGGTCCGCCGGACCACGCGGGTGAACAGGGTCCACCAGACCATGCGCCGGCACACGGGAAGAAGGGCGACGGTGACCTCGAGTACGCGTGGGTAGGGCTCGCACCAGAAGAGATCGAGGACGAGACGAATCCATCTCTTTCGTTGGTTGCTGGTGAAGAGTATACGGTCGAGTGGACGAACACGACTGAAACGGCCCACAACTTCGTCATCGTAAACGAGAACGGCGACGAGATCCTCGCATCCGATGGTACATCGGGGGAGGGCGAGACGGAGATCGTCGAGTTCACCGCGACCGAAGAGATGGCCGCTTACTACAGCGAATCCTACCCCGACCAGATGGCGGGGGAGATCGAGGTAGAGGCAGCCCCGGGTGCCTTCGAGGTGAGCGACCTCGATCCCACAGAGACGACCGTCGAAGAAGGAGCGTCCTTTGACGCCTCTGCGACGATCACCAATACCGGTGAAAGCGAAGAAACGCAAGAGATCGTCCTTCTCGTCGACGACGATGACGTCGACTCGCAGGAACTCACGCTCGACAGCGACGAGAGCGAGGTCGTGACCTTCGAAGGCGTTGAAACCGCCGATCTCGATCCCGGCGAGTACACCTTCACCATCGCCACCGAAGACGACGACGCGAGTGGCACACTCGTTATCGAAGAGGAAGTACTCTGGCATCGTGACCACGAGTGGTCCACGAATCCGGAGGAGGCAACCAACTGGGACAACTACCAGGTTCACAACCTCGGTGAAGAGGCCAGTGGCGAATTAATGGCGATGGATGTTGACCCCGAGGGACGCATCTGGTATATCGGTCGCGGTGCAGACTTCGTCTCTCACGGCGACGACGTGGCCGAGGTCTGTTACGTCGACCCCGATGACGGAGAACATCAAGTTGCGCTCGAACTCGACGTTATCGTCGGCGCAGAGGAAGTGACGGGTGGGAACGCTCGCGAGCTCGGTGGCCAGAGTGTCGCCGTCGATCCCGACTTCGGGCAGAACGGCTACGTGTACGTCTATTACCACCCCTCTAGCGACGATTTCGACCTCGTCGAGAATCCCTATCACGAGGACATTACGACGATGCTCCAGCGAGTCTCTCGATTCGAGATGGACGGAGATGTCCTCGATCCTGATTCCGAGGAAGTTCTCATCGAGATCCCCCTCCAGCTCGAGACGTGCTGTCACATCGGTGGACACCTCGAGTTCGGCACCGAGGGCAACCTCTATATTACGACCGGTGACGACTCCAACAACGTCGGCGCCCCGGACGAGGAGGTCAATTGGTCGATGACTGACGAACGCGAAGGATACGTCGGCGATCGGCCCGCCGCGGTCTCCGACGCCCAGCGCACGTCCGGGAACACGGCAGACTTCCGCGGAAGCGTCCTTCGGATCACGCCTACAGAGGATGGCGGTTACGAGATTCCCGACGGCAATCTCAAGGAGTGGTGGGAAGGAGAAACCGGTGAAACGTACGACGAAGAAGAGTTCCTGCCGGAACTCTACGTAATGGGGACGCGGAATCCCTTTACGATCACCGTCGACGAACACACGGGCTTCCTGTTCATCGGCGATTACGGCAACGACGCGACCCACTGGGATCCGGACCTCGGAACGGTGGGTCAGGGGACCTACCACTTGTTCGATAAGCCGGGCAACGTCGGCCATCCGTTCTTCAAGGGGTATTATCCGAACCGTCAGTACGACTTCGAGACCGGCGAGTCGGGCCAACCGTTCTGGTTCGACAATCTCCGCAACCGGTCGCGAAACAACACCGGGATCGAGAACATCCCGAACGTGACGCCGGCGATCGCCTGGCATCCCCAGAGCTTCGATACGTACACGGATGTACCGCCCTGGGCGGACATGCCACGCCCCGGTGAAATCACGTGGCCGCAGCTGGATGAGGGCGGCTCGGCAGACGCTGGTGTCGCCTACCGCTACTCCGACGACTATGGTGAAGGTGCTCTCGATCCGTACTTTGAGGGCAAGCAGTTCTTCATGAACCCGAGTAATGCGGACGTGATCCGCTACTTCACCTACAACGAAGACGGTAGCCTCGAGATCAACGAATTCCTCCCGGATAACGACATCGGCGGCGCCTACGACATGGACGTTCTGCCGAACGGTCAACTCGTCATCATGGGAATGTACTCCGGAATCCACGTAGTCGAATATCTCCCGGATGGAAGCCCCGACGACGGCGACGACGGCGACGACGATGACGACTCTATTCCGGACGAGGCGATCGAACCGGGCACGGCGATCGAATTCAACGGCCAAACGTCCGGTTGGGTCGGTATCGCGCCTGACGAAATCGATGGTGAACAGAATCCGACGCTCGTTCTCGTCGAAAACGAGGAGTACGAAATCGGCTGGACGGCCGGCGACGGCAGCGCCCACAACATTGCGATCAGAGACGAGGAGGGCAACGTCATCGACGACCTGGCCACCGAGATAACGGACGAGCCCGATAGTGATCAGTGGCTCCACTTCGAGGCGACCGCCGAGATGGCTGAGTACGTTTGCGAGCCTCACCAAGGAGTGATGGTGGGCGACATCGACGTCCAGTAA
- a CDS encoding substrate-binding domain-containing protein → MNSKNGVMRDSPIVVNRRTFLASGAATVSTAALAGCLGDEGEGGENEIAIISSPAGFDDNAFNDDAVRGLEAATEEFELEYSTIEATEEAQYESIQADAAESGYDLIICVGDNHTDPLEMNAEEYPDQNWMLINNVIDGADNVSGWIEMNNEMSFLAGIVAGTMTEEEFEHEDYATDPDESIVGFVGGEDIPLINAFEESYIEGVEWVNDDIDVLTGYSGSFNDTGPANNIAGSQFDDGADIIWHAASAGGAGVFSAAESEGRFALGVDVDQSVEEDQYAEVILGSAVKALNEATYEVAESVINGDFAEYAGENNLSIEQGGIEFVIGQEFEGELPDSVDENLEEAMQAYENGEIELSCGPTSC, encoded by the coding sequence ATGAATTCCAAGAATGGTGTTATGCGTGATTCGCCAATCGTAGTCAACCGGCGAACATTTCTCGCGTCCGGTGCAGCTACTGTCAGTACTGCTGCTCTCGCGGGCTGTCTCGGTGACGAAGGAGAGGGTGGTGAAAACGAAATTGCGATCATTTCGAGTCCTGCTGGCTTCGACGATAACGCATTCAACGACGATGCAGTTCGAGGGCTCGAAGCGGCAACAGAAGAGTTTGAACTCGAGTATTCGACGATTGAGGCGACCGAAGAAGCACAGTACGAGTCGATACAGGCGGACGCTGCCGAGTCCGGCTACGATCTCATTATCTGTGTCGGAGACAATCACACCGATCCGCTAGAGATGAACGCTGAGGAGTATCCGGATCAGAACTGGATGCTCATTAATAATGTGATCGACGGTGCAGACAACGTATCGGGATGGATCGAGATGAACAACGAGATGTCGTTCCTTGCAGGTATCGTCGCCGGAACGATGACCGAAGAAGAGTTCGAGCACGAAGACTATGCTACCGATCCAGACGAATCTATCGTCGGGTTTGTCGGAGGAGAGGATATTCCGCTAATTAACGCGTTCGAAGAATCGTACATCGAAGGCGTCGAATGGGTGAACGACGACATTGACGTTCTCACCGGATACAGCGGTAGCTTTAACGATACAGGGCCAGCAAATAACATCGCTGGATCGCAGTTTGACGACGGGGCCGATATTATCTGGCACGCTGCTTCCGCAGGGGGGGCCGGTGTCTTTTCCGCTGCAGAGTCGGAGGGTCGATTCGCACTCGGCGTTGACGTCGACCAGTCCGTAGAGGAAGACCAGTATGCAGAAGTGATTCTCGGCTCCGCCGTTAAGGCCCTCAACGAAGCGACCTACGAGGTCGCAGAATCAGTAATCAACGGAGATTTTGCTGAGTACGCTGGAGAAAACAACCTCAGTATTGAGCAAGGAGGTATCGAGTTCGTAATTGGCCAGGAATTCGAAGGCGAACTCCCCGATTCAGTGGACGAAAACCTCGAAGAGGCCATGCAAGCGTACGAAAACGGTGAGATCGAACTGTCCTGCGGTCCGACCAGCTGTTAA
- a CDS encoding ABC transporter permease, producing the protein MSSSDSGRVRAVLDYAAARMLDATVLERIGIAIASTTLALLIGLIIVAAAGHNPIRFANQLVVGSFGSERAIARTLRYSTIFVLAGIAVAIAFRAGVFNIGVQGQFIVGGIATVISIIWLAPLLPDGMIGGAVLILVGTLAAVISGGLYAALPGVLKAYGGANEIITTIMLNFIAIGFVGWLVSSPFNDPESTATRTERLPDNVSLPSIVFEDPNLSIVGLIVTIAVVAFVAIVMTRTSFGYDMVTSGYQQSAAKYSGVDAKRMIVSTMTFSGIVAGLAGAVFVIMIQGYYTDPSGVGNYGFDAIAISLLAANNPIGVIPAGILFGGLESASSHIQINSNVPVQLIDGVVGLVVLFVAVPELFRMIARRTGLGGDDR; encoded by the coding sequence ATGAGTAGTTCCGACTCGGGTCGAGTCCGTGCAGTACTCGACTACGCCGCTGCTCGCATGCTTGATGCGACGGTACTCGAGCGGATCGGCATCGCAATAGCGTCGACAACGTTGGCACTTCTCATCGGTCTCATCATCGTCGCAGCGGCCGGACATAATCCAATTCGATTCGCCAATCAACTGGTCGTCGGTTCGTTCGGCAGTGAACGAGCGATCGCACGGACGTTGCGCTATTCGACGATTTTCGTTCTCGCGGGTATTGCCGTGGCGATTGCGTTCCGAGCTGGCGTGTTCAATATCGGCGTTCAGGGCCAATTTATCGTCGGCGGCATCGCGACGGTGATCTCGATCATTTGGCTCGCCCCGCTATTACCCGACGGGATGATCGGCGGTGCCGTATTAATACTCGTGGGGACTCTCGCAGCCGTTATTAGCGGTGGCCTATACGCCGCATTACCCGGTGTGCTGAAGGCGTACGGCGGTGCGAACGAGATTATTACGACGATCATGTTGAATTTCATCGCCATCGGTTTCGTCGGATGGCTCGTTTCGAGTCCATTCAACGATCCCGAATCAACCGCGACACGGACCGAACGACTCCCGGACAACGTCTCACTGCCTTCGATCGTGTTCGAAGATCCGAACCTCTCGATCGTCGGCCTTATCGTCACGATTGCTGTCGTCGCGTTCGTTGCTATCGTCATGACACGAACTAGCTTCGGCTACGACATGGTGACGAGCGGTTACCAACAATCCGCAGCCAAGTATTCCGGCGTCGACGCCAAACGAATGATCGTTTCGACTATGACCTTTTCGGGAATCGTCGCCGGGTTAGCGGGAGCAGTTTTCGTTATCATGATCCAAGGATATTACACCGATCCATCCGGCGTCGGAAATTACGGATTCGACGCGATCGCCATTAGCTTGCTCGCAGCAAATAACCCTATTGGGGTCATTCCGGCAGGAATACTGTTTGGCGGACTCGAGTCCGCTAGCTCGCACATTCAGATCAATAGCAACGTCCCCGTTCAACTGATCGACGGGGTCGTCGGTCTCGTCGTCCTGTTCGTCGCCGTCCCGGAGCTCTTTCGGATGATCGCTCGACGAACCGGTCTCGGAGGTGATGACCGATGA
- a CDS encoding alkaline phosphatase family protein: MTDSINRSNANCGADSTDKSVSAGRVIVLDIVGLQPSHIDAERMPAVHSLFADTHLTDLRPPFPAVTVPCQTTLSTGQFPHEHGDISNGEYDREHDTAELWERDRADRTRIWEAASDEAGLTTGVLFFQHLIGTTADIAVTPSPIEDEDNNILEMNCWTNPEGFYTDLREKHEHFPLHSYWGPGANEESSKWILSAAREAIDQFDPDLLWVYVPHLDYAGQSDGPSSEAFNDELETVDGLLNEFFTYLSSTDRWNETAVNLVSEYGFHDVEQPVFPNRALREAGLLVTDEQGDVDLSRSDSFAMVDHQIAHVYADGSALEETRATIDGLEGIDSVLTESEKGEYGVNHQNAGEFVLIADETAWFQYYWWSDRENAPPYASDMDIHKKPGFDPCELFFGSDGLVSLDSTKVSGSHGRVDESAYGCYGLGGPAASAFEIDETVDATAVTPTIADLLGMSDTITLSCTGSSLFE, translated from the coding sequence ATGACTGATTCAATAAACCGATCTAACGCTAACTGCGGCGCTGATAGTACGGACAAATCTGTCTCCGCTGGGCGAGTAATCGTCCTTGATATCGTCGGGCTTCAACCTAGTCATATCGACGCAGAACGAATGCCCGCGGTTCATTCGCTTTTTGCGGATACCCATCTGACCGATCTTCGGCCGCCCTTTCCCGCCGTGACAGTTCCTTGCCAGACGACACTATCGACTGGACAGTTCCCGCACGAACACGGGGATATTTCCAACGGCGAGTACGACCGCGAGCACGACACTGCCGAACTCTGGGAGCGTGATCGTGCAGACCGTACCCGGATTTGGGAAGCCGCTAGTGACGAGGCGGGACTAACTACTGGCGTCCTGTTTTTCCAACATCTGATCGGTACTACGGCAGATATCGCGGTTACTCCTTCGCCGATCGAGGACGAGGATAATAATATCCTCGAAATGAACTGCTGGACGAACCCCGAGGGATTCTACACCGATCTTCGCGAGAAGCACGAACACTTCCCGTTACACAGCTATTGGGGACCCGGTGCTAATGAAGAGAGCAGTAAGTGGATACTGTCAGCCGCACGTGAAGCGATCGACCAGTTTGATCCCGATTTACTCTGGGTGTACGTTCCGCACTTGGATTATGCCGGCCAGAGCGACGGTCCCTCTTCTGAAGCGTTCAACGATGAACTGGAGACCGTCGACGGGCTCCTAAACGAGTTTTTCACGTATCTCTCGAGCACTGATCGTTGGAATGAAACTGCTGTGAATCTCGTTAGTGAGTACGGCTTTCACGACGTCGAGCAGCCAGTCTTTCCAAATCGTGCACTCCGAGAAGCGGGTCTGCTCGTGACTGACGAACAAGGAGACGTCGATCTATCGCGATCAGATTCTTTCGCCATGGTCGATCACCAGATTGCTCACGTCTACGCTGACGGGAGCGCTCTCGAAGAGACGCGTGCTACCATCGATGGTCTCGAAGGAATTGACTCGGTACTCACGGAGTCAGAGAAGGGCGAATACGGGGTCAATCATCAAAACGCGGGCGAATTCGTTCTAATCGCAGACGAAACTGCGTGGTTCCAGTACTACTGGTGGAGCGACCGTGAGAACGCTCCGCCGTATGCATCAGATATGGATATCCACAAAAAACCCGGCTTCGATCCCTGTGAGCTGTTTTTCGGCAGCGACGGCCTTGTATCGCTTGATTCAACAAAAGTCAGCGGATCCCACGGCCGCGTTGACGAGTCCGCTTACGGCTGTTACGGATTAGGCGGTCCAGCGGCTTCTGCGTTCGAAATTGACGAGACTGTTGATGCGACCGCTGTGACTCCTACGATTGCAGATCTGTTGGGAATGTCAGATACTATCACGTTATCCTGTACTGGGAGTTCCTTATTCGAATAA
- a CDS encoding sugar phosphate isomerase/epimerase family protein produces the protein MPRKSRVQDSRNSEGLSVNRRQVLQSIGAAGVASAVTAGSAHAEETPQVQADLAEVDQNREIPTGSQFFSFNNLDDYSNADLIRLSAEAGLDSYEPFMIDDVGDMLEAEDDTGLYMSSAHVSIDDVENDPEGTAETYEQFAEDGRNPPLVEPAIGDGWDTEEGVIEIAQRVNEAADLMADHGFEFGYHNHDWEFDYLDDADERAYDVFLENIEDHVYLQLDVAWVYAGVDRPNPIDYIIEHGDQIKSLHMKNWSEEDDQLTEIHEGDINQRAVATAARNVSQVDHLVYEYDNSPQPYESIEHAGEWLNKINHPWDPDGIPGIPGADTHPAKLE, from the coding sequence ATGCCACGAAAGTCACGTGTGCAGGATAGTAGAAACAGCGAGGGCCTGAGTGTGAATCGCCGGCAGGTCTTGCAAAGTATCGGTGCCGCAGGCGTGGCGAGTGCTGTCACGGCGGGCTCGGCACATGCCGAAGAAACTCCCCAGGTGCAGGCCGACCTCGCAGAGGTAGATCAGAACAGGGAAATCCCGACTGGATCCCAGTTCTTTTCGTTCAACAACCTGGACGATTACTCGAACGCTGATCTGATCCGCCTCAGCGCTGAGGCTGGCCTCGATTCGTACGAGCCGTTCATGATCGACGATGTGGGCGACATGCTCGAGGCCGAAGATGATACCGGTCTGTACATGAGTAGCGCCCACGTTAGTATTGATGACGTCGAAAACGATCCCGAGGGGACAGCCGAGACGTACGAACAATTCGCTGAGGACGGCCGTAATCCCCCACTCGTTGAACCCGCGATCGGCGATGGATGGGATACAGAAGAAGGCGTCATCGAAATCGCACAGCGCGTCAACGAAGCCGCGGACCTGATGGCAGATCACGGTTTCGAATTTGGATATCACAATCACGATTGGGAGTTCGACTACCTCGATGACGCCGATGAGCGGGCATACGATGTATTCCTCGAGAATATCGAGGATCACGTCTATTTGCAGCTCGACGTGGCGTGGGTTTATGCGGGTGTAGACCGCCCGAATCCGATCGACTATATCATCGAACACGGCGATCAGATCAAGTCGCTGCATATGAAGAACTGGTCCGAAGAGGACGATCAGCTCACGGAAATTCACGAAGGGGATATCAATCAGCGTGCAGTCGCTACTGCGGCGCGTAACGTATCTCAAGTCGATCACCTCGTTTACGAGTATGACAACTCGCCACAGCCCTACGAATCTATCGAGCACGCTGGTGAGTGGCTCAATAAAATCAATCACCCGTGGGATCCCGATGGTATTCCCGGCATCCCCGGTGCCGATACTCACCCTGCAAAGCTTGAATGA
- a CDS encoding ABC transporter permease, with the protein MSVADYTTQKRVQIGGLAVVALIVLGALLTVWFDVALDRLFTGGYVNRSLQMATPIALAAVGGLYAEKSGVFNIGLEGFMIFGAFTSAATMYLLGGTSPSQGHIWLAIVVAVIVTMLFAALFAVLLIRYKADQIVAGLAVWFIGLGFAPFLAAILWGSRSSPGLASINYLAVPNLEEIPWFGSALFTQSPLVLLTVLIVLVSWVLLYRTRYGYWIQAAGENPEALDTAGIDVNRVRYAAVIFSGAMAGLGGAVLLAHAGNFVGTGETMVDGRGWIGIVAYLFGNYNPIGAAAAALLFGGLDMLNYQLQMVGIEVSARLVNLFPYIAVIVVLTAWGKTRVPSSVGEPYESEE; encoded by the coding sequence ATGAGTGTCGCCGATTACACGACGCAGAAGCGAGTTCAGATCGGTGGTCTCGCTGTGGTCGCGCTGATCGTTCTCGGTGCGTTACTCACCGTGTGGTTCGACGTGGCGCTCGACCGTCTCTTCACGGGTGGCTACGTCAATCGCTCACTACAAATGGCGACGCCGATCGCACTCGCAGCTGTCGGAGGACTATACGCGGAGAAGAGTGGCGTCTTCAACATCGGTCTCGAAGGGTTCATGATATTCGGAGCGTTCACGTCAGCAGCGACGATGTACCTTCTCGGCGGTACTTCGCCCTCTCAGGGGCATATCTGGCTCGCTATCGTCGTTGCAGTTATCGTTACGATGCTATTCGCCGCGCTCTTTGCCGTCTTACTAATCCGGTATAAGGCAGACCAGATCGTGGCTGGTTTGGCTGTCTGGTTCATCGGTCTCGGATTCGCGCCGTTTTTGGCGGCTATCCTCTGGGGGAGCAGATCCAGTCCGGGTCTCGCGAGTATTAATTACTTAGCCGTCCCCAACCTCGAGGAGATACCGTGGTTCGGTTCGGCTCTCTTCACGCAGTCTCCGTTAGTGTTACTTACCGTTCTTATAGTACTCGTCTCCTGGGTCTTGCTCTATCGTACTCGATACGGGTATTGGATACAGGCGGCCGGCGAGAACCCGGAAGCATTAGACACCGCCGGCATCGACGTCAATCGCGTCCGATACGCAGCAGTTATTTTCTCCGGTGCGATGGCGGGACTGGGCGGTGCCGTGCTCCTCGCACACGCCGGTAATTTCGTCGGCACCGGAGAAACGATGGTCGACGGCCGCGGATGGATCGGTATCGTCGCTTACTTGTTTGGCAACTATAATCCGATCGGTGCGGCCGCTGCAGCGCTGCTATTCGGCGGATTAGATATGCTGAACTATCAGTTGCAAATGGTCGGGATCGAAGTTTCGGCACGACTCGTCAATCTCTTCCCGTATATCGCTGTGATCGTAGTACTCACAGCGTGGGGGAAAACGCGAGTACCCTCGAGCGTCGGTGAACCGTACGAGAGCGAAGAGTAA